In a single window of the Govania unica genome:
- a CDS encoding VanZ family protein yields MTEIAAGIVREDAVKRRHFETVTRLRTEERVRGVLKWLSVLLLAGIIFVSMLPYEFIDQTFDQALAHFLNAQPIDPYIWVSDQCTGHAMAYGALAFCLMGATLRRDGILPAVLASAFAFAVCLGFSCLMEFAQTYLPARSVSANDIAAGCMGALTAIVTWFVLGPSLLEFGARIARGGVAALMAGASLYAIVYAVIMFFPFDIVFSFADLREMMAAGKSFLGAETSNAGLARGSVRVVMEIALAAPLGVLLLRRPAIVAVVVALCVGFGVEIIQFGLVTGQSTAFAGVTRSLGVFLGWVAARALLRLDHMPVLGDRSRLMLRLGAALALVPFALLVVLLDRWTAGTRPGFDQALAILGAVNWLPFYYFYSGDEVVAAVSAMSQIAQYLPLGVLIWIIYGRGGGRSLWTAGVLSLLLTALVETGGLFVAGYRPDPTNLLLNLIGALGGVWFAGGAHYWLGRIFSGRATEHDLAPRAKSAPGWSLSALAAVLLMVAALLLLFDYPVANGWLLGGLLAYALLLRAHPLAWLVIIPAALPVLDFTVLTGRAMLDPFDALLLVTLAMELWRKPLRLGDFGWRGAFLWLMLAYLAAYVIAVLNGLLPLPPFDANSFSSPYSSWQTLWASKGLLAAILLAPMLWRAVRDNPGAFLLLGYGMASGLLLSGLVVMWERFLFTGLLNFNTEYRAVGPFGTMRTGGAHLDAYLATALPFSAVIFLMHRNLKGMIGALLLALIGLYGTYVTFSRGPYLAVLAAALVLGLGLWLAVRKREGHALRFLTFVLVGVGLAAAAAVPFFNGSFLAKRFETMSEDSGIRWNHWQHVLDLRDGDAASLLFGMGPGRYPAFYYAKDSSKTPVGSVSLGQEGARSFVRLAAGKPVYFSQFVRVQPAHHYTLSYRVRAYGENAALAVPICEKWVADSFGCKWTSTAIADGTGQWSAVSLPLKSGDLASARGRAGWITSRPVKFTLYNPVAKTVVDVTDIKLSTESGRNLVDNGDFSDGLDFWYMTADDPLPWHMDNLFVAGLFEQGYLGLALFLGLVTVVGVRLIGEVLEGDRLSAVFLAAFTGFLVVGVIGSPLDSPRLGLLFYLLLFAAYYLCELMRRERRAALA; encoded by the coding sequence GTGACTGAAATCGCGGCTGGAATCGTCCGGGAAGATGCCGTGAAACGCAGGCATTTTGAGACTGTCACCCGCCTCCGCACAGAAGAACGGGTGCGTGGGGTTCTCAAATGGCTGTCGGTCCTGCTGCTGGCGGGGATCATCTTCGTCAGCATGCTGCCCTATGAATTTATCGATCAGACCTTTGATCAGGCGCTAGCGCATTTTCTCAATGCGCAACCCATTGATCCTTATATCTGGGTCAGCGACCAGTGCACCGGCCATGCCATGGCCTATGGCGCCTTGGCTTTTTGTCTCATGGGGGCCACCCTGCGGCGGGACGGCATTTTACCGGCTGTGCTAGCCTCGGCTTTTGCCTTTGCGGTCTGTCTCGGCTTCAGCTGTCTGATGGAATTTGCCCAGACCTATCTTCCGGCGCGCAGTGTGTCGGCGAACGATATCGCCGCTGGTTGCATGGGCGCGCTGACGGCCATTGTGACCTGGTTCGTGCTCGGGCCAAGCCTGCTTGAGTTCGGGGCACGCATCGCCCGCGGCGGCGTGGCGGCCCTGATGGCGGGGGCGTCGCTTTACGCCATCGTTTATGCCGTGATCATGTTTTTTCCGTTCGACATTGTTTTCTCCTTCGCCGATCTGCGCGAGATGATGGCCGCCGGGAAGTCTTTTCTTGGGGCGGAGACGAGCAACGCTGGCTTGGCGCGCGGGTCCGTGAGGGTGGTGATGGAGATTGCCCTGGCGGCGCCGCTTGGGGTTTTGCTACTGCGGCGTCCTGCAATTGTGGCGGTCGTCGTTGCTCTCTGCGTCGGGTTCGGGGTGGAGATCATCCAGTTCGGGCTGGTAACCGGACAAAGCACGGCTTTTGCCGGGGTGACGCGCAGCCTTGGTGTTTTCCTTGGCTGGGTCGCGGCGCGGGCTTTGCTGCGGCTTGATCATATGCCGGTACTCGGGGACAGGTCGCGGCTTATGTTGCGGCTTGGCGCGGCGCTGGCGTTGGTGCCGTTTGCTTTGCTCGTGGTGCTCCTCGATCGCTGGACGGCGGGGACGCGGCCCGGTTTCGATCAGGCGCTGGCTATTCTGGGCGCTGTCAATTGGCTGCCGTTTTATTATTTCTATTCGGGTGACGAAGTGGTGGCGGCGGTCAGCGCCATGTCGCAGATCGCGCAGTATCTGCCGCTTGGCGTGCTGATCTGGATCATTTACGGCCGTGGCGGCGGGCGTTCCTTATGGACGGCGGGGGTTCTGTCCCTGTTGCTCACGGCGCTTGTGGAAACCGGCGGGCTGTTCGTGGCCGGATATCGTCCTGACCCCACCAATCTGTTGCTGAACCTGATCGGGGCCTTGGGCGGCGTCTGGTTTGCCGGGGGCGCTCATTACTGGCTCGGGCGGATATTTTCGGGTCGTGCGACGGAGCATGATCTGGCCCCGAGGGCAAAGTCCGCGCCCGGATGGAGCCTGTCGGCGCTGGCGGCTGTCCTGTTGATGGTCGCGGCGCTGTTGTTGCTGTTTGATTATCCGGTGGCCAATGGCTGGCTGCTTGGCGGGTTGCTGGCCTATGCGTTGTTGCTGCGGGCCCATCCGCTGGCCTGGCTTGTGATCATCCCGGCGGCCTTGCCGGTGCTTGATTTCACGGTGCTGACCGGGCGGGCCATGTTGGACCCGTTTGATGCGCTGCTGCTGGTGACGCTGGCCATGGAGCTTTGGCGCAAGCCTTTGCGGCTTGGGGATTTCGGCTGGCGCGGGGCGTTTCTCTGGCTCATGCTGGCCTATCTTGCCGCTTATGTGATCGCGGTTCTGAACGGTTTGCTGCCGCTGCCGCCGTTTGACGCCAATAGCTTCAGTTCGCCCTATTCAAGCTGGCAGACGCTTTGGGCCTCCAAGGGGTTGCTGGCGGCGATCCTGCTCGCACCCATGCTGTGGCGGGCGGTGCGCGACAATCCGGGGGCGTTTTTGCTGCTCGGCTACGGCATGGCCAGCGGGTTGCTGCTCAGTGGTCTCGTGGTGATGTGGGAACGTTTCCTGTTTACCGGCCTGCTCAATTTCAACACGGAATATCGGGCCGTCGGGCCGTTTGGCACCATGCGCACGGGCGGGGCGCATCTTGACGCGTATCTGGCCACCGCCCTGCCGTTCTCTGCTGTGATTTTCCTCATGCATCGTAACTTGAAGGGCATGATCGGGGCGCTTCTGCTGGCCTTGATCGGGCTTTACGGGACCTATGTCACCTTTTCGCGCGGGCCTTATCTGGCGGTTCTCGCGGCGGCTCTGGTGCTCGGCCTTGGGCTTTGGCTTGCTGTGCGGAAGCGCGAGGGGCATGCCCTGCGGTTCCTGACCTTTGTCCTTGTCGGGGTTGGACTTGCGGCGGCGGCGGCGGTGCCGTTTTTCAATGGTTCGTTTCTCGCCAAACGGTTCGAGACCATGTCCGAGGACAGCGGCATTCGCTGGAACCACTGGCAGCATGTGCTCGATCTGCGGGACGGGGATGCGGCCAGTCTGCTGTTCGGCATGGGGCCGGGGCGGTATCCCGCGTTTTATTACGCGAAGGACAGCAGCAAGACCCCGGTCGGGAGCGTCAGTCTCGGGCAGGAGGGCGCGCGGAGCTTCGTGCGTCTGGCGGCGGGCAAACCGGTTTATTTTTCGCAATTCGTGCGGGTGCAGCCGGCACATCACTATACGCTCAGCTATCGTGTGCGCGCTTATGGCGAGAACGCGGCGTTGGCGGTGCCGATCTGCGAAAAATGGGTGGCGGATTCCTTTGGCTGCAAATGGACCTCGACCGCGATTGCCGACGGGACTGGGCAATGGAGCGCGGTTTCGCTGCCGCTTAAAAGCGGCGATCTCGCCTCGGCGCGGGGACGGGCCGGTTGGATCACCAGCCGCCCGGTCAAATTCACCCTGTATAATCCGGTGGCCAAAACTGTCGTTGATGTCACGGACATAAAGCTCAGCACCGAATCCGGGCGCAATCTGGTGGACAATGGCGATTTTTCCGATGGACTTGATTTTTGGTACATGACCGCCGACGACCCCTTGCCCTGGCATATGGACAATCTGTTCGTTGCGGGGCTGTTCGAGCAGGGCTATCTGGGACTGGCGCTATTTCTTGGTCTGGTGACGGTGGTCGGTGTGCGGTTGATTGGCGAGGTTTTGGAGGGGGATCGCCTATCGGCGGTATTCTTGGCGGCTTTCACCGGGTTTCTGGTGGTCGGCGTGATCGGTAGTCCGCTCGATTCACCACGCCTGGGGCTGCTGTTCTATCTGTTGTTGTTCGCGGCTTATTATCTCTGCGAGCTGATGCGGCGGGAGCGTCGGGCGGCTTTGGCCTGA